TTGACCCTTTAGCGAGGGGTTCATGAATTTTTCAATTCATTCATCATATCTACTGAAGGCATTACAATGACATCGTGAGCTGCAGGATAACGTTCTTTTCCTGAATAAACGATGAATTTATGAGTAGCATGGGCCTCCTGATCTTTATGGTTTATTTCGGAAATGAGAAATGCAACTGTGCTGATTGATTCAATCTGTTAAACTAGTGTCAAGAAATACCCCCAGATACAATAAGGGCTAACAGAATTAAAAAATCTTGCAACTCAAGCCCTACTTGGATACCACAACCAATAAATAAACTCCCATTATCAAAATAAAATTATCAATATCAACTTTTCTATTTTCCCTACTATCCCCACTTCTCTCACCTCGTTAACCTACAGTTAAATAATTAAAACAATCAATATTCCCTATTACATTTGTATCACAATAACAAAATAACCCCAAACGAATTATTATAGTACCCTTAGTATATCAGTACCCTCACTTAGATGCTCAACGTAAAAAAGGAACAGCAACATCATCTGTTGCTGTTTCCTTTTTTAATAACCATCTCAATCCTTCATCTCCTTCTCTATGGCCGTCAACATCTTTATCAATTTCTGAACATCCATTTTATCCATCGTCATATACGCATGACCTGGAATATCAATCTCCGAACTGACTTCCATATGCAACAATCCGGTACCAGTTATATACCATTCCATCTCGTTATCGTCCTGGTCTATAAATACAGTTTTTGAGGGCATGAAATTTAGTTTTAATTGTTTGAGTATCAAATGTAACGATCTCCTAACTATTAAAAAATATCATCCTTTTATGTTACAGCTCTCCCCTCACTGCAATTAACCACGAAATAAACAGGTCTCAATTATTATGAAAATCCCCAAAAGGATCTTTCAGCTAATTTTATGTTTGCTACTTTCTCCCTTATTGTCCCTAGCCCAAAAACAAACCTTGAATGGTATAGTAGCTGATTCTACCACTGGGAAACCAGTGCAGGATGCTACTGTATATATCTTAAAAGACAATAAGGCGGTCGCAACTTCATTTTCCGATCAGCAGGGGGTATTCAATTTTATGAATATTCCTTCGGGGAATTATCAGCTATATGTATCCATTACAGGGTACCAGGCTTATCATGCCCCTATCCAGATATCGCAATCTGCTATCAATGCAGGTAAAATCTTCATTAAGAATAAAACCATCACACTCAATACTTTCGAGATCAAACAATCCATCCCGCCCATTACCATTAAAAAAGACACATTAGAATTTAATGCTAATTCAGTAAAAACAAGGCCTAACGCCGTCGTTGAAGAGCTGCTAAAGCATGTTCCCGGTGTTTCTATAGATGCGAATGGTAAAATTACCGCTCAGGGAGAAACTGTGAAGAGGATCCTCGTAGATGGAAAACCTTTTTTTGGTAATAATACCTTCCTCACTACCCAAAACTTACCCGCTGAAATCATTGATAAAATTCAATTGATCGATGGTAAGTCTGAGCTGGCACAGTTTACCGGTTTTGATGATGGCAGCCACGAAAAGATCATCAATATCACGCTTAAAAAGAACCGTCGTCGTGGTACTACCGCTACCACCTCTGCAGGTTACGGTACGGATGACCGCTACGCCATTAGTGGCAATGTTAACAGCTTTAATGAACAGGATCGCCTATCTGCTGTTGCCAATGGCAATAACTTAAACGACCGTAATTTCAACCCGGGAAATACCCATGCCGGCAACCAACCTGGGAATGGGATGGCGAATAGCTGGTCCGGGGCGATCAATTATAACATGGAGGACAAAAAGAAAATAAGACTGGATGTAAGTTATGATGCTGTGGATAACCATTCTCAAAATAATATTACAAATTTCAGGCAGACCTTTTTTCCTGACACCACCTGGTATTATAACCAACAGAATAATACCAGCAGCCACAGCGTTAATCATTCACTCCATTCACGACTGAATTATAAAATAGATGAATCACAATCTATCCTTATTTTGCCTGAATTGTCTTTTAGTAAAACCGACAATATCCAAAACAATCAATACGAGTCTCTCAATAAAAATAAAGACACTTCTATTTCAGGACAGGCATTCAATACCAGCAGACAGTCCGCACCTAATATCAACATTCAGGGGCTTTATAGAAAACGTTTCAAAAAACGAGGCCGCACATTCAGTACTGATTTCTCAGTTGAACGTAATTCAAGCACGGGTAATAATACCTTTCAAACCCAGGATCATTTGTTGCTCCTGGATTCTATAGGTAGTTATGATCGATTAACCAGGAACAATACGATCAATAGTAATATCCGATTACGTCTTAGTTACACAACGCCATTATCAAGAGATCGGCTTTTACAATTATCGTACACATGGAAGGGATAATTCAGGAAGTTGCAAGTTGTCCTACAGCTCGCCATGCTCTTTTGAACTCATCTATTCAGCTATTTCAGGAGATATGGTCAATGAAGAGGAATTTATCATACCCATAAAATTATCCATAAATACCCTCAAAATGAGTTTTCGTAATTCAAGTAATTAGAAAACCGCCGTATTAACTGGCGGTTTCCATAATCCTAATAAGCGCAACCTGATGATATCTCAATTTACCCGGTGACCTTTAAAGATTCTATGAATTCGTTCCTAAATTCCAAATGGAACTTTAATACTATTGGACTTCCTGGGAAAGTGCCGGACACTTTTGCTGTCAGCACTCCGTTTGATCCGGACTGCTCATAATTTAGAGGCTCCATTGAAGATTGATAAGTCTCATTTGAATGTTCGATCCATTGGCGAATTTCTTCCTTACCATTATGAATCCTGCCTTCGTCATGCACAACGGCCGTTACAGTGAAGCAGTCGGTATAAGCCTTGCTATCATAATTGTTTTGTGTCTCTATAAAACGTCCTACTACTTTTGGTAATTCCATGATGATGAATTTTAAGTTTTTAGATTGTTGGTATTGTTCCTCCGTCAATGACGAAATTTGTTCCTGTTAAGTATTTAGCTCTTGGTGAAACTAAAAAGCCAACCAATTCTGCGACTTCTTCCGGTTCGGCGGGCCTGCCATAAGGTATTCCACCCAATGCATCCATGACACTTTGCTGCGCTTCTTCTACAGTACTATTTGCATTTCTTGCAATCTCGCCCAACCAGTCTATAGATGCTGTTGTATTTATCCATCCCGGCGAAACAGTAAGCACACGCACACCTTTAGGCGTCACTTCATTTGATAAGCTTTTACTGTAATTGATTAATCCTGCCTTTGAAGCGGCGTATGGCAAGGTAGAATCGTATAACGGCAATTTGCCCTGGATGGAAGCGATGTGAATAATTACACCATTTTTCCGATCAATCATTTGCGGTAAAAATCCCCTGTCAAGCCTGACAGGAGCAAGTAAATTTGCTTGTAGGGTTGATATCCAATCCTCATCATTCAATGCTGAAAAACCACCGGCGGGTGTTGATGAACCACCAAGATTGTTTACCAGGATATCCAGCCTGCCATAGGTTGACAGCACTTCGCTGATTACTTTTTGCACCTCTTCTGCCTTGCTCAGGTCAGCAGGAACAAAATAAAGGTTAGCATCTGACTGTTCGGGTTTGTTCCTCGCGGTAATGACTACTGTTGGACCAGCGGCCTTTAAGCGTTCTGCGATGGCTCTACCGGCACCCCTGGTTCCACCTGTTACTAAGGCTATTTTACCGGATAATTCGTTGCTGTAGTTGAATTGCTGTTCCATGTGTTTTTGTTTGTAGTACAAATCTCGATAGTATGCGGGATGCAAACAATTACGGGCTTACGAATCAGATACGGAAAAATTTATCCGTATTGACCGTTCATCGGGTGTGTTGTATATTTGTAGTTATGTACATTAAAAAGACTACTCCGACGCTCAATTGTGGACTTGACCTGGTTGGTGAAGTATTGTATGGAAAATGGAAGATCCGTATTCTTTGGTTCATCCATATGGGCAACTTACGGCCAGGTGAATTGCAGCGGAAAATTCCGGATGTAAGCAGACGGGTGTTGAATGTGCAACTGAAGGAACTTGAAGATCATGAATTGGTGACTAAAAAGATCTTTCCGGTTTTACCTCCAAAGGTAGAATACAGTCTTACGGAATTTGGCAAAACACTCATTCCCTTGATTCAATCCATTGGTCTTTGGGGCGACGAACATGAAGAGCGGCTACGCAGGGTCATTTTGCAGCACAATGCAGGGGCATCAGAAGAGGTGGGAAATGTTGTTTAAAGAAATGCTTTAATCCTGGCGGCGCAAATTCCCCCGAAGTTTTAAAGTATTATTTGTGATTGTCCATAGACTTTAATTATTTGTTGAGAATTACTTATACTTCGTTTCATATTCATTCTGCCATTTTTTGGGTTTCAAGCCAAAGTGTTTTTCAAATAATCTTCCAAAATAACTTAAATTACTAAATCCTAATTTGTAGCCAACTTCGGAAACAGAAAGGTTATACTGCTTTAAAAGTTTCGCCGCTTCCTGCATTCTCAAATGATTGTAATATTCATAAATTCCTCTACCAAAAACCTGGGTGAATATTTTTCGGAGCTTCAGTTCGGTCATACCGCTTAGTTTTACCAGCTCATCTTTTGAAGGAGACTTATCCAATGAATATGCTATGGCATTTCGCACCAAATAAACGGCATTGATTTCAGCTTTACTGAGATTAGCATGTTCCGTATTTTCTCTGTTTAATAAATTGCTGAAAAGCATATACATCAGTTCAAGCGCTTTTAATCGATAAAAGGCTTCCGATAAAACATTCTCTAATGAAAGGTTAGCAAGTTGACTGACTAAAATAACCATTTCAGGAGACATGAATTCTTCTATCCAGAAAGTTTTATCGGTATTAAAAAGATAATACAGTTTATTCCGGTCGATTCCGACAAAGCGTTTCAGATATTCCAGTTCGACTAAAATAGTGATCTGCTGTACGTGCATACCTTTCGGAAATAATATTTCACTTTCTACATGCGATGGTGTAATCCGTACATGTGGCCGGTTATTCATATTCCTTGCTGCAAAAGTTTCTCCTTTTTCTGTTTTATCTAAAATATTTTGAAATGAAATGAGCACTCCTTTATTCATCACGCCAATCTGGTTTCTTCTATACGAAAATGTCTCGCTGGAAATTAAAGAACGAACCATAATCAGCATCTCGGGTAACAGGTCCACAATTTTTAATTGATTTAAGCGCAAATGTTTGATTTCTCCTTCAACAGCATCTATGGAGACGCCTAGTTTTTCTGCAATTCGCAGCATCTCTTGTTTTTTACTGCTCATATTTTTTTGGACTATTTTTTATTTAAAAGGAGCTATTTTATCTATAAATCTAGCGATAAATTTGTACTGGTACACAAAAAGATAAAAACAATGAAACAAAAGATCATCATTTCAGGAGGTGGGATAGCCGGACTAACTGTCGCAAAATTTCTGACTCAACAAGGACATCATGTGACCGTTTTGGAAAGAGCATCGTCCTTCAGTAAATCGGGATTTCTGATCTCACTTAAAAGTTTTGGGATCTCCATTATGGACGAACTGGGCCTGACGGATCAACTTCGCGAAGCATCATCACCTTCAGAGTTTGTGAATTTCAGAGAATCGAATGACGAAATCATACAAGGTATCAGTTACGAAAAAATGAACCAGGATATTGAACGTTCTGTATTGATCACCAGAGGCGGCCTGCATCACGTTTTATATAATGATCTAAAAGATAGTATAGCTATTCGCCTCTCGGCTGGCATTGGAAAATTAGCACAAAGCGACAACGAAGTCAAAATCACGCTCCAGAACGGCGAGGAACTGGAAGCAGACCTGTTAATCGTTTCGGAGGGCTTGCGATCTACAACCAGACAAAGTTATTTTCCTGAAAGTGTATTGGAGGATTTTAATGTACTCTATATGGGAGGACGTCTGAAAGGACCGCATGCTTACGAAGTCGGTAAATTCAATGTTTATATCGATGTGAACAGAATGTTGTCTATCTATCCCATTGCACAGGATGAAATAGCTATTCAGTGTTACATCCACGATAGCGGAAATTTAACTTCCATCCAGCACAAAGCAAATGAACTGTTGACATCATCATTCAACAGTTACAACAATGAAATTCAACACCTATTGCATCGTTTTGTAGAAAACGGAATAATGTTCATCGATAAAATGGGCATGGTAAATTCGCCCAATTTGGTGAACGGAAATGTTGTTTTGTTGGGAGATGCGGGATACTGCCCAACGGCACTATCGGGCATGGGGGCTTCTTTATCTATTTACGGGGCAAAGGCATTGGCACATTTTATCAAGGAGCAACCAAATGATTTAAAAACAGCCTGTAGCAATTATAATACAATGATGCAACCTTTGATACGCAAATTCCAGGGAAATGCTAAAAATAATGCGGCTTCTTTTATCCCTGACAGCCAGGAAAAATTAAACCGGTTTGTGCTTTCTTTCCGGGCCGCATCGGATGTGGACATGCAAAAAATAATGACAGCTCCCATCGTATTGACGGAAGATCAATTGAATTTTAAAATAAGTGAACGATGAATTTTAGGAAAATTATTTCGGTACTGATCGGATTTGGAACGATAGGGTTGTTAAGTTCCATCTTAGCAAAGATGCAAGGGATTATCTTCCCTTCATCTTTGGAAATTTTTACCAATCCCAATCTTACCGAAACAAGCACAATTCAGTTTGCGATCAAACTTTTATGCGTATTGGCGAGTTGTGTTATAGGTGGTATGATCACCACAAGAATTGGTGGCAGCATCAGGGAAAACCAGATGGTTGGCGGTTTAATCAGCCTGGTAGTAGGCTGGCTTTGGTTGTCGGTAATACACCCGATTTTGTTTTGGTTACTACTGATTTTGGCTGTATTTCCAGCTGTGTTTTTGGGGTATAAAATTACTTATACTATGAAAAAATAGGTTTAAATATTCATTATGGCGAACGTAAGTTTAGCAATTCACGCTGATAAAGTAATTAAAAATGGCGCTGCAATTATTGAAAAGCACCTAATCTGCGGGTCCAATATCAGTCTGGTATTTTCGGATTGCTACACCTATACCTACACTTAAGTTTAACTGGGATTTATGCTGGACTACAACCCACTTCTAAATAGTTCAAGGTCAATCTTGTCTCTAGCAAGTTGTTCTGGATTTTGATTCAATTTCTTAAGGGTTGTCTTATAAAGTAAATGAAAGTTTTAAAACGATAATTCATATATCTGCAGAAGGTTCTATTGCATTTTTTTGTACAATTTAATGGCATATTGCATTAATCATGCAATAATATTGACTATTGCATTAATTCGACAATAATATGAAAGAAGAATTATATTCTATTTTAATGACTGATGTTATCGTCGAAAAGCGCAACAAGATATTTTGATGAAGCATTTTAAAAAAGTGATTGCTTCAACCAACCGGAAAGAAAAACATAAAATCATCTTACCTATAACCATTACCATTGGGGATGAATTTCAGAGAGTGATGAAAGAATAATCACATGATTGCTCTCTTTTCAAACTGATTCTGAAAATGAACAAACAAAAATCGCGAAGGATATTCCCCCGGCGTTTCGCCATTTTTTCCGTGCCCGGTAGCGGGGCGTTTTCGAACCAAATTATATTGATTATTAATAAATTACACCAGTGGTAATAGTAAATGTATCCTCAATTTCGTAAATCAGACATTCTTCTAATAATTAATGACCCATATGGAATAGTCTTCAAGTAGCTGATATTCCAACGATTTTTTATCTAGGGCCTTCATATCTGCCAGGGGTAGCTTGAACCGTTTCTTATCAGAAATCCTTGTCACTTTTGCAAATAATCCATAGTCTTCATCATAATAGGAATCAAAACTTGTCATTTTGAATATGCCAGTATAAGACGGGCGAGTTTTCTTTAATATTTCGTATTCCTCTTTTTCTCCTGGACCTAATAAGTAAAACTCTTCCCAGTCAAAATCTTCAATTCCAGTAATGTCAAGGGGAAACTTCAAGTTTGATTCCAGGTATGACTTGTAAAACAAAAGTGTTTCAATTCGTCTGGAAGTGTCTTCAAAACTATTTTTAAATATCTGTTCAATCCTTTCTTCGCTTTTCTTAAATCTATTACTCATGTCATTTATTTTCAAACTTGTTAAGTTCCAGGCAAAGTGAATACATCAGTGAGAAAGCAGTACAGCCATTGGTAACGATATCGATTATAGAATAATTCTCAAATGTCCACATTAGAAGGAAATCATTATTATCGTCACTAATCTCAAATTTGCCTAATTGAGGCAATGCTAAAAGGTATGTTTTTACATTATCCGGCAGTGAAATCATAAAGGCCTCCTGCTCCTCAATGGTCATTTGCAAATAGATTCCCTCCCAGTTGATACCAATTTGAAGCATAATGGATGCAGGTTCATTATACACATGAATAAACAGCATAATACCCATATCCTTCCATTCGGCATGAGTCCACTGTTGTAACGTTTGGTTATACCCAGACCATTCCGCCAATAGGTCATATAGTAGCTCCGTAACCGCAATTCCCAATCCCTCCCTATCAGAACAAGAGCCTGTGATCAGCATTCTATTAAAATCGACGATAGTACTGGAATGAATTTTGAATGATTGGATTTTATCTCCTTGCATCTGTATATTTTTAGCAGCATCTCTATACGCATTCATGATTAATGTGTACATCCATTTTTGAATGTAAGCATTAATGTTTTCCATTTATCATCGACATACCGATCTTCGTCACGTATGCTTTTGAAGTGTTTAATAGTCTGTTGCAGTAATAAATCAAATACATCCGGACTTAGCGGCAGTTTGCCGATCTGATCTAAATATTCGAAGGATTCAATAAGAATCATTTGATAAGTCCAACCCTCATCTAACACCATACAAAGTTCGGGCTCAATCGCGAGAATAATAGCAAAGGCAGTTTCCGCAGCGGTAAGGTAGTTTTTTGCATTGATTGATTCTCTTCCTCTCTCCAGAAGGCTTCTCGCAATCTTCTCAACTGCATCCTGACCATCATCGCTAATATAATCGTCCCCCTTTTTTTCTTCCGCAATAAAGGCCTTCAAAAAGGTGAGTATTTCAGCAGTCGTTTCCATTGGAACAAACCGGGCTATCATTTCATAAGCAATTGATCGGTCACGCTGAATAAGTTCATCCAGGAAACTATGAGCAGGGCTGGAAGGATTTTTTTCCATTATCATCTTCAGCTGTGCTGTATAATTTTCAAGAGGGAAAGGAATAGGTGCATTCCTTAAGTATCTCCTTTTTTCACTTTTACTCATATTTTCAGAGATTTGTGAATGATATGAATTGTAAGTTACTAAATCAGACGTTCTTCCAACATAAACTTCCAGGTAATGAAGCCTTTCTGTTCGTTGCTATAGTCATGAACAATCCGGCTAAAATTTTCTGGAGCAGCGTTGATGAAGGCTTGTCTGCCTTGTTGCCTGATAATATCCAGCTGCTTGTCTAAGTCTTTTAAATACATTGGCAGTAGCGACCGCTGCTTTTCGAAATACCAGATATAACTGGCTTCCTCTGTATCCAGAGTTTCTAATATCAGGTGGTACATTTCCTCTCCTTCTATCAGAAATACAAAGGAGAATGGTTGAAGAACAAAGCGGATTTTCAATATATGTCCGGCATGCTTTTCTGCCAAATAGCGAAGTTGTTGATGATGCTTAAATTGGGGATTCCTTAATATATCTGCAATCAATTCCTCCCCGGATTCATAAAGAGGGTGTCCGTTTTGTAGCTGAGTTATATCCAATACATTTCGTTCAGGTAAAGAAGACTTATTGAGGATTACTTTTGTCACAAATCTGAATCGCACCCCCTCAATGATTTCTTTATTGATTCTCTTTATGTCGGCTGAATCTGCGGATTGTGATACCAGCGTTCCATTTTCCAGTTCCGCAAATATGGAGGCCATAATGTTTCTGCTTTTTAGTACTTTAATGAAATAAGGCTTCAATACGTCAAATTCTGGTCTGATATCTTCATGCGCTATTTCAAATTCAAGTTTCTCATCTGGTTCCTTATAAATATAAGAGAACCCAATAGCACCGTATTTGAATTCGAGTGAATCCATAGGTACCTTAACTTCTTTCTCTATAGTAAGTGTGTTACTTGTAGTTACTGGCGTAATTTCTTCGACTGGATCATCAAACAACGATCTCTGTTTAATTAGCTTTCTGTAATAGGTATTTCGTTTTAAAAATAGTTTATTCAGGTAATCAATTCTAATATCCCGGTAGTCATAAATGACAGGAGCTATTTCTGATCGTTGTACCCGGCCAATATATTGAATGAGCTTTCCTTCAAATGAGAATGGATAGACAAGGAAGAGGCACGTAGCATTGTTCAAATCGGAACCTTCTCCAAAGAACTGTCCTGTGGTTATCAATACCTGGTAATTTCCGGATTTTAGTAGTTTCCATTTGGTATCACGACTGGTTGCACTATCCTCTCCACTTAATGTAATTGCTTCATATGATTGTTTCAGATATTGATACAATGAATCAATATGTTCTTTACGTTCAGTTAGCACCACCATACGTTTCCCGCTACTAAGCTCTTTGATTATATCTTTTAAGATCAGATTGTTTCTTGTTGAATCATG
This window of the Chitinophaga sancti genome carries:
- a CDS encoding SDR family oxidoreductase, with translation MEQQFNYSNELSGKIALVTGGTRGAGRAIAERLKAAGPTVVITARNKPEQSDANLYFVPADLSKAEEVQKVISEVLSTYGRLDILVNNLGGSSTPAGGFSALNDEDWISTLQANLLAPVRLDRGFLPQMIDRKNGVIIHIASIQGKLPLYDSTLPYAASKAGLINYSKSLSNEVTPKGVRVLTVSPGWINTTASIDWLGEIARNANSTVEEAQQSVMDALGGIPYGRPAEPEEVAELVGFLVSPRAKYLTGTNFVIDGGTIPTI
- a CDS encoding nuclear transport factor 2 family protein, which produces MELPKVVGRFIETQNNYDSKAYTDCFTVTAVVHDEGRIHNGKEEIRQWIEHSNETYQSSMEPLNYEQSGSNGVLTAKVSGTFPGSPIVLKFHLEFRNEFIESLKVTG
- a CDS encoding helix-turn-helix transcriptional regulator, with the translated sequence MSSKKQEMLRIAEKLGVSIDAVEGEIKHLRLNQLKIVDLLPEMLIMVRSLISSETFSYRRNQIGVMNKGVLISFQNILDKTEKGETFAARNMNNRPHVRITPSHVESEILFPKGMHVQQITILVELEYLKRFVGIDRNKLYYLFNTDKTFWIEEFMSPEMVILVSQLANLSLENVLSEAFYRLKALELMYMLFSNLLNRENTEHANLSKAEINAVYLVRNAIAYSLDKSPSKDELVKLSGMTELKLRKIFTQVFGRGIYEYYNHLRMQEAAKLLKQYNLSVSEVGYKLGFSNLSYFGRLFEKHFGLKPKKWQNEYETKYK
- a CDS encoding FAD-dependent monooxygenase; amino-acid sequence: MKQKIIISGGGIAGLTVAKFLTQQGHHVTVLERASSFSKSGFLISLKSFGISIMDELGLTDQLREASSPSEFVNFRESNDEIIQGISYEKMNQDIERSVLITRGGLHHVLYNDLKDSIAIRLSAGIGKLAQSDNEVKITLQNGEELEADLLIVSEGLRSTTRQSYFPESVLEDFNVLYMGGRLKGPHAYEVGKFNVYIDVNRMLSIYPIAQDEIAIQCYIHDSGNLTSIQHKANELLTSSFNSYNNEIQHLLHRFVENGIMFIDKMGMVNSPNLVNGNVVLLGDAGYCPTALSGMGASLSIYGAKALAHFIKEQPNDLKTACSNYNTMMQPLIRKFQGNAKNNAASFIPDSQEKLNRFVLSFRAASDVDMQKIMTAPIVLTEDQLNFKISER
- a CDS encoding TonB-dependent receptor; amino-acid sequence: MNGIVADSTTGKPVQDATVYILKDNKAVATSFSDQQGVFNFMNIPSGNYQLYVSITGYQAYHAPIQISQSAINAGKIFIKNKTITLNTFEIKQSIPPITIKKDTLEFNANSVKTRPNAVVEELLKHVPGVSIDANGKITAQGETVKRILVDGKPFFGNNTFLTTQNLPAEIIDKIQLIDGKSELAQFTGFDDGSHEKIINITLKKNRRRGTTATTSAGYGTDDRYAISGNVNSFNEQDRLSAVANGNNLNDRNFNPGNTHAGNQPGNGMANSWSGAINYNMEDKKKIRLDVSYDAVDNHSQNNITNFRQTFFPDTTWYYNQQNNTSSHSVNHSLHSRLNYKIDESQSILILPELSFSKTDNIQNNQYESLNKNKDTSISGQAFNTSRQSAPNINIQGLYRKRFKKRGRTFSTDFSVERNSSTGNNTFQTQDHLLLLDSIGSYDRLTRNNTINSNIRLRLSYTTPLSRDRLLQLSYTWKG
- a CDS encoding winged helix-turn-helix transcriptional regulator, with translation MYIKKTTPTLNCGLDLVGEVLYGKWKIRILWFIHMGNLRPGELQRKIPDVSRRVLNVQLKELEDHELVTKKIFPVLPPKVEYSLTEFGKTLIPLIQSIGLWGDEHEERLRRVILQHNAGASEEVGNVV